A window of Nicotiana sylvestris chromosome 8, ASM39365v2, whole genome shotgun sequence genomic DNA:
AATGTCCGCATCTGCGCTAACGTatccgcatctgcggagccgcACCTACGAGGATTCTTCTGCAGGTGCGGGCAACGGGCATCAGACCCGTAGTATAATGAAATTTTATATTTCTCAATTCTAAACCTACAAATACATGACCAAGCCTATTGGTAAcagatctttggcttattttcagtcctCAAGAAAAGAGAGAACTAGTTTTGGGAGCtaggtttgcacacacactttggttttgaagatttgaagcttttggttgagaatttcttacccatttatgttcatttcttcattttcttgctttgtattgtgtatctaagtgtgtagtatttattccCACACTTggatcttgtttatggaaatattcatatttaaagtctggattaaatatcttgttgtgcttatgtattgaatgattttttatcttttatgaagtgagttattatatttttaattattcttgttctttaatatttccaaaggttaaccctaggactcgctcattaacttcaaattaattttgggaaagattatttggggttgggaaagattaattaacaagaacttgaggctttaaccctcattttatatattctacctagggataggattgaactacttgtagccatatccgagtgtgcttaatctcttaattattttagggataattcaattagtaagtcttgttagtcttcggaagaagctaatattgaattattacccgaggctaagtaacataaactcgctcatatttataaaatcgtaaaatacattggatcgttacttgagtatAATTCCCAATTCattcatacttgtagccattgatcattttacttgctttctaggttagtttacatttttgcatttaggtatAAACATTTTCTAAAACCAATTCTAAGTTTTAGgtattgcataacaagtgataattttcttacattcctaatcgcctatatattgttctctgtgggatttgactccgacttatagttgggtaaattatattgcatgtgaccatgtccatttactttttagaagtgaatttggacgtcatcaataagaaaggtctgttggagcactattggcccaagaaaatagtgagggcaaagaaaactctctttactacttgagcaggatgataaGACCAAACAAgctgaattattcgccaattgaaaagttgtgtttggtgctagtcttctcaattcaaaagttgaagcactactttcaagatCATGTTGTTcgtcttgtttctaaagcaaaCTCCATCAAGTTCGCGATGTCGAAACCTattcttagtgatcgactagcgagatggtacATCTAATTTCAATAATTCAAGATTGTGTACGTCCCTCAAAAGGCTATAAAAGGACAATcattggcagacttcttggcagatcatctgATACCCGATGATTGGGAACTAACTGATAAATTACCTTATTAAGACTCAATGGTCATTGAAGTacaacctccatggaagatgtactttgatggtgttgCACATCGCGAAAGAGCCGGTGCTGGCATAGTATTTGTCACTCCTCAAGTGGAGGTTATGCCTTACTCCTTTACGTTGACACAACTCTGCTCCAACGATGTTGCTGAATATCAAGCactaatacttgggcttgaaatggctaTTGAAATGAAGcggttgcaattgcaagtctttggtgactctcaGTTAGTGATCAACCAGCTtttaggtagttacgaggtcaagaaacctgaactacgcccatatctTGATTATGCTAAGAAATTAATAGGGTGGGTCGGTGATGTGACTATTCAACATGTACCTAGGGAAGAAAACAAGAAGGCTAATGCTTTAGTTGTCTTAGCTTCATCGCTATCCCTGCCTAATCAAGCACATGTTACtatctgccaaaaatgggtagtaccgccgcTAAATGAGGGTGAAAATGAACTCGAGCTTCTTGTCGCTATTTTTGAAGCTGAGAAGGAAGAATGGTGATAACCTATTATCGATTACTTGAGCTACGAGATACTTTCAGAAAATACGAGAAGAAGGACTGAAATCCAtcgtcgtgcacctcgcttcctttactacaaagataccctatacagaagatcatttgagggagtactcttgcgatgcttAGGGGAAGATGAAACACTCCAAGCTTTGTAGGAAGTGCATACTGGGGTACGTGGATCACATcagtctggaccaaagctccacttctaTATAAAAAACATGAGATATTATTGGCCGAtaatggtaaaagattgcttggactacgctcgaaTATGCAAGGCTTGCAAATTCCGTGAAAATTTTATTCATTAGCCTCCCGAAGTGTTGCACCTGACTAttgcatcctggccatttgaTACTTGGGGATTAGATATTGTTGAACCACTGCAAAGTCCTCCGGTGGGCACCTATATATCTTGgttgcaactgactacttctcaaaatgggttgaagttgttgctcttaaggaagtaaagaaggaaaatgttgcaagtttcatccgagtaaacataaTCTATCACTTTGGCATTCCTCCTTatataataacggataatggcagccattcgataataggttgatgaacaagatttgtgatctctttggctttAAGCAATGTAactcttctatgtacaatgttgccgccaatggtctagccgAGGCATTTAACAAGACTCTAttcaacttgttaaagaaagtcgtctccaaatccaaacgagattggcATGACCATATGAAAGAAGATCTGTGAGCATATAGGAAAACTCACCGCACGCCAACACAAGCGACCccttattcactcgtttatggagtcgaagctGTCTTGCCACtcgagcgtcaaataccttcattaTGATTAGCTATttaagaagggatcactgataaagagaatgctcgacttcgattagcaaAGTTGGAGGCTCTTGGtgagaagaggttggaagctcaacaaattcttgaatgttatcaagctcgattgtctcgcgccttcaaCAAAATAGTTCACccaagatcctttcaagtaggagatcaagtacTTGCCATACGAAGACCCATTATTACTCCCCATAAACCtttagggaagttcacttcaaaatgggatgggccatatgtcgtacaggaagcttactcaagtggggcttacatGTTGGTTGATGCAAATGGCATGAGAATCGGCCTGATCAATGGCAAGTTCTTGAAGAAGTATTATTCTTGAAATTGCAACGCTCCTTGACACACGAGCCTAAACTACATGTTCCTACAGTCATGGCCCGCATTATTTTAAACTGTGTACGGACTACACACAAATAAAGAGTctgctaggttgaaaacctcAAAAGAgccggcctaggcaaaagttaggacataaaaaaaatagaaaaaatcaccCATTCTGAGCTACGGTATGACTTAATCCTCTTCACTGAGGTAGATAGGCatcttagagtttcattctaagttcagtcgcataagttcaaaagatacatattgaCCCAGCCGTTGTCCAAATGAAGTGTGATGGAAGTAATTCAGTCAACCAACACTTGAAAATCAGGCTGAAATTTCATTCTTCTATTGAACTTTGGATCTCACATGACTTAGAGGGGCGCAAGCCTCCATGATAAACCAATGTCTTAAATGAGACGATTATAGTCTTTTAATAGGCTTCTAAATTTTTGCACTGATGTTAATAATTCACTATGTCTTCATGTTCACCAAATCTTTAACTCCTCCGGTCTTCAAGTTCGCTgctcttcaagttgaaatatttaagccctccAAGTCTCTAAGTTGAAATCTTCAAGTCCGtcagtcttcaagttgaagtcttcacaTTCGCCGCTCTTCAAGTTCGTTGCTTTTCAAGTTAAAATATTTAAGCCCTCCAAGTCTCCAAGTTGAAGTTTTCAAGTCCATCGGTCTTCAAGTTGATGTCTTCACGTTCGTCGCTCTTCAAGTTCGTCGTTCTTTAAGTTGAAATATTTAATCCCTCCAAGTCTCCAAGTTGAAGTATCCAAGTCCGTcgctcttcaagttgaagtcttcaaatttgCCAGTCAtaaagttgaattgtttaagcactccaaatcttcaagttgaagtctttaAGTCTGCTAATTTTTCAAATTGAATTTTAAAAGTCCACCGCTCTTCAAGTTGAAGTATGCAATGTCCACAAAATCTTCAAAGtttccaagtgttcaagtcgaTGTCGTCAAGTCCACGAAGTCTTCTAGTTGAAGCTTTCtaattttccaatcttaaggtggacatttAAGTCCCTTTGCACTTTAAGTTGGCCTCTTTATGGATTTACCCTTTTATATGCTACCATTGATTTGTCCTCCATATGATGTTGAGGATTTCTCTATCTATTTGTTGCCATGGACTTGTACTTCGATATGCCATATGAACCTTTGCGTCCTGAAATGGCCTCCGGTTTTTAGGCGGGGATGACTATCCATCCCTTTacaccttgagagtaatctctccgatattcgggtcaccttgagagtaatctctccgatagtcaggacaccttgagagtaatctcttcgaTAGTCGGGCaaccttgagagtaatctctcgaATAGTCGGGccatattgagagtaatctctttgATAGTTGGGCTACATTGatagtaatctctccgatagtcgggccaccttgagagtaatctctctgatagttGGGCCACCTTGCGaataatctctccgatagtcgggccacCTTGAGAGTAATTTCTCTGATAATCGAGCCACCTTGATAGTAATCTCTCCAATAGTCGGGccaccttgagagtaatctctccgatattcgagccaccttgagagtaatctctccgatatttGGGCGGGGATGAGTACTCTTCTCCGCACAACCTAATATTTCTTTCTTCATGCGTGGATCATCTCGTTAAGAAAGAACATATCCTTCTCGTTTTACCTACAAAAGGACAATAAAGTAAAGCACAAGAAAGGACGAAGAAGTTACCTTCGCGTTAATGCTTCCAAGTCGTCAAAAGTATACTCAAAGTGGTTTGCAAACATTGAAAGTGATGCTAATAGAATAAAGAGTATATTAGATTTATAGATGTCAAAAGGCAGTTTTTGAAAGTGAAGTGCCGATGTGGGATGATGTATTTTACATTCCGCATGAAATTCGGCTACTGCAATGTATCTTCGAAGAAGGACTAGTCTAATCTCGACAGCAATAGCGGAATCCGAAGGAAAATCAAATTGTTATGGAATTAGGAAGTGCACGTGAAATTTCATCAAATCATTGTTGTATCTAATCATTACAATAAGAGAGAATTTGTGTCCTAATGGGAAATGTTGATGTTACTAGCGGCTACAATTCATGTTAAAATGATAGTTTGCATGGTGTTGCTTTTGTCCTTACTCAAAGGTAAATGGTTATTACATTGTTCAGGTAATTGATTGGATGTACATGTAACAAATTACATGGATGATACTTTGCATTCTAATCTGGCATGCGACAATTTAATAGTCAGCCAATACTTCGTGACCTGTTTTCGGTTACGATAAGTCTATACCTCAACAAGTtttgaagtagggggcatttgtaggcatataaattttatcaGAATTAAATCcgataaaataatttggactatatatcaaatatatttgtccaaataaatgttATGGGCTAATTTAATtagattaattatataagtccaatatataagGTCCAAATGCATTGCGCTAATCCATTTAATTCGGCCACaaatgatgagcccacttcatcaAGCCCAAGATGCCATCTTCCTAGAGCTCAGGCCGGTGCCACATGTCAAATGACATGGCATTCCAAGTCAAACAAAAGAGCAAATAGGATCGtgtcacgtgtcaaaatgacaaggcaatGCCAAGCTAAATCAAAAGGCCAATGAAACCatacgtgtgcaagtgacatgttttgTCCAATCAAATGCGTCACGTCACACTTTAATTTTATTGGTCGGAAACAGTTTGGTCTTATCATAACTCCTCCCTTTTACAACTGTAATGACCCAGCCATTCTTTTTGATAGTTGTAGCCTTGTTCCCCTATTTACTAACTCATTTTGTGCTTCACTATTGTTTTATGACTTGCCGAGTTAATCGGTTCGGGTCTGGAGAGATTTCAGAAtgaaatgagatacttagtctcaaggttggaagcttaagttgaaatggttgaccagatgttgatttatgtgtaaaccactctggaatggagttttgattgtTCCGTTAGATCTATTGGGTGATTTAGGGTTTGGGAGCGTGTccgaattgtgatttggaggcccgtagttGAATTAGGTTTGAAATGATGAAAGTTAGATTTTTGGAAattttgaccgggagtggactttttgatatcgggttcggatttgaattccgaaagttagagtaggtc
This region includes:
- the LOC138875671 gene encoding uncharacterized protein, with amino-acid sequence MVIEVQPPWKMYFDGVAHRERAGAGIVFVTPQVEVMPYSFTLTQLCSNDVAEYQALILGLEMAIEMKRLQLQVFGDSQLVINQLLGSYEVKKPELRPYLDYAKKLIGWVGDVTIQHVPREENKKANALVVLASSLSLPNQAHVTICQKWVVPPLNEGENELELLVAIFEAEKEEW